From a region of the uncultured Propionivibrio sp. genome:
- a CDS encoding LysR family transcriptional regulator, with protein sequence MTLQQLKCFLAMAEVLHYTKAANQLYISQPSLSYAISELEKELGVPFFERQGNHTLITKYGESFLPYVKQIFSTLNEAKAHLYEMLDASTGKVNLGYIYSISFDYVPRMLELFYADQGNSQITFEFFQGLHYTLIEKLKSGSVDLLLSANPDDRTIEGVPVYKQELFVIVPEGHRLADKEVVSLNDVKGEPLISLSKTSDIRNHLVKCFEKIGAKPLIAGEVAECIGMSALVRANLGIAITPLSPTFEGGKLKVLRFREEERETMHRDIHLLWMKDHQLEPSVKRFRDFIIDQSNRL encoded by the coding sequence ATGACCCTGCAACAACTCAAGTGCTTTCTGGCGATGGCGGAAGTGCTGCACTACACCAAGGCTGCCAACCAACTCTACATTTCTCAGCCCAGTCTCAGCTACGCCATTTCGGAACTCGAAAAGGAATTGGGCGTTCCCTTCTTCGAGCGGCAGGGCAACCATACCTTGATCACCAAGTACGGCGAGAGCTTCCTTCCCTATGTCAAACAGATCTTCTCGACATTGAATGAAGCCAAGGCGCATCTCTACGAAATGCTCGATGCATCGACAGGCAAGGTCAATCTCGGCTACATCTACAGCATCAGTTTCGATTATGTTCCGAGAATGCTGGAGCTGTTCTATGCCGACCAGGGCAACAGCCAGATCACTTTCGAATTTTTCCAGGGCCTGCACTACACGCTGATAGAAAAGCTCAAGTCGGGAAGTGTCGACCTGTTGCTGTCAGCCAATCCGGACGATCGGACCATCGAAGGGGTTCCCGTGTACAAACAGGAACTGTTCGTGATCGTTCCGGAGGGGCATCGCCTGGCCGACAAGGAGGTCGTCAGCCTCAATGACGTCAAGGGCGAACCGCTGATCAGCCTGAGCAAGACGAGCGATATTCGCAATCATCTCGTCAAGTGCTTCGAAAAGATCGGCGCCAAACCGCTTATCGCGGGAGAGGTGGCCGAGTGCATCGGCATGTCGGCGCTGGTCCGTGCCAATCTCGGCATCGCCATCACCCCCTTGTCGCCGACCTTCGAAGGCGGAAAACTGAAGGTGCTGCGATTCCGTGAAGAGGAGCGCGAGACGATGCATCGCGACATCCATCTCTTGTGGATGAAGGATCATCAGCTGGAACCGTCTGTCAAGCGATTCCGTGACTTCATCATCGACCAATCGAACCGGCTGTAA
- a CDS encoding transketolase C-terminal domain-containing protein, which translates to MEATRFVFGKEMLEIAKVHDDFVVCNADTKACGIEAMGDLFPTRSYSIGIAEQNLINVAAGLAAEDFKVFACTFAVFVTMRCCEQVRNFICYPHLNVTVVGTHTGLQVGEDGATHAAVEDVAIMRAFPNMTIIQPADAVAAKAIAHAAHKFHGPLYVRLHRNPSPVIYDESYRFELGKATRVLNFGDDVALISSGIMLQKALDAAGVLKERGIKARVIDMSTLKPLDEDAVLEAARATNAIVTIEDHSLIGGLGAAVAQLLAEKHPCHVKCIGIPDVFGESGPSEVLYAKHHMDVPSIVAAAEQVAAKKK; encoded by the coding sequence ATGGAAGCGACACGATTTGTTTTTGGCAAGGAAATGCTCGAGATTGCCAAGGTGCATGACGATTTCGTGGTCTGCAACGCAGATACGAAGGCCTGCGGCATCGAAGCGATGGGCGACCTGTTCCCGACGCGTTCATACTCGATCGGCATTGCCGAGCAGAATCTGATCAACGTCGCTGCGGGACTGGCGGCGGAAGACTTCAAGGTTTTCGCCTGCACCTTCGCCGTCTTCGTGACCATGCGTTGCTGCGAGCAAGTGCGCAACTTCATTTGCTATCCGCATCTCAACGTGACCGTCGTCGGTACGCATACCGGCCTGCAGGTTGGCGAGGACGGCGCAACGCACGCGGCCGTGGAAGACGTGGCGATCATGCGTGCGTTCCCCAACATGACGATCATCCAGCCGGCCGATGCCGTGGCGGCGAAGGCGATTGCCCATGCCGCCCACAAGTTCCACGGTCCGCTCTACGTCCGCCTGCATCGGAATCCCTCGCCGGTCATCTACGACGAGTCCTACCGGTTCGAGCTCGGCAAGGCCACCCGGGTGCTGAATTTCGGTGATGACGTTGCCCTGATCAGTTCGGGGATCATGCTGCAAAAGGCCCTCGATGCCGCCGGCGTCCTCAAGGAGCGTGGGATCAAGGCCCGCGTCATTGACATGAGCACCCTGAAGCCGCTCGACGAAGACGCGGTGCTGGAAGCCGCCCGTGCCACGAATGCGATCGTCACGATCGAGGATCACTCGCTGATCGGCGGGCTGGGGGCGGCGGTGGCCCAGCTCCTTGCCGAGAAGCATCCTTGCCATGTCAAGTGCATCGGCATACCCGATGTGTTTGGCGAGTCCGGGCCGAGCGAGGTTTTGTACGCCAAGCACCACATGGATGTCCCCAGTATCGTCGCCGCCGCCGAGCAGGTGGCGGCGAAGAAGAAATAG
- a CDS encoding thiamine pyrophosphate-binding protein gives MKKNMSEQIVKYLEDRGIEYIFGMCGHTNIAFLAELAKSDRIKFVNVRHEQIASHAADGYARVTKKASVVLSTLGPGITNNVTGVATAALDSIPMVVIAGDVQSYYFGKHPHQEVNLHADGAQSEIFRPFVKRVWRVDRAELFPEILEKAFTMAESGRPGPVLIDVPMDMFSAHVEESLFSRVKCNTRKLEKPSIDEELAERVIREIAAAKNPVIHVGGGVKGACATREFEAFVNHMGIPVSCTLMGKATLPDTNPLMMGMTGFWGTKFINDKCRGADYILAMGTSFKECDSSSWYPDFTFAGPPTKLIHIDIDPAEIGRNYPVEIGVVADLKKALTVLNKVARRLYPTPRRNPAAEQEIAQAKQAFREANRAVEETNQFPMSPQRILADLRAAAPADALIVTDVGWNKNGIGQQFSFYTADTFITPGGLATMGFGVPGAMGVKIGAPDKTVIAVVGDGGFGQNPAVLASIAAENVPVVVVIMNNNAFGTIAGLIKAHYDTTFGTLFTRNGEEYAPDYAGIARNYGIDGISIERAEDFKPELEKAIKANKPVVLDVRMVNIPTPTEGHWDIMTVFSPGKTVHHVSTD, from the coding sequence ATGAAGAAGAACATGTCGGAACAGATCGTCAAGTATCTTGAGGATCGTGGCATTGAGTACATTTTCGGGATGTGCGGCCACACGAACATCGCCTTTCTGGCGGAGCTGGCCAAGAGCGACAGGATCAAGTTCGTCAATGTCCGCCACGAACAGATCGCGTCCCATGCCGCCGACGGCTATGCACGGGTGACGAAGAAGGCGTCGGTCGTGCTGAGCACGCTCGGCCCGGGCATCACCAATAACGTGACCGGCGTCGCCACGGCTGCGCTCGACTCGATTCCGATGGTGGTCATCGCCGGCGATGTCCAGTCATATTACTTTGGCAAGCATCCGCACCAGGAGGTCAATCTGCACGCGGACGGCGCGCAGAGCGAGATTTTCCGGCCGTTCGTCAAGCGCGTATGGCGTGTCGATCGCGCCGAACTGTTCCCGGAAATCCTCGAAAAGGCCTTCACCATGGCCGAGTCGGGGCGACCCGGACCGGTACTGATCGACGTGCCGATGGACATGTTCTCGGCCCATGTCGAGGAATCCCTGTTCAGCCGGGTGAAATGCAATACGCGCAAGCTTGAGAAGCCGTCGATCGACGAGGAACTGGCCGAACGCGTCATCAGGGAGATCGCGGCGGCGAAGAATCCGGTCATCCACGTCGGCGGCGGCGTCAAGGGGGCCTGCGCAACCAGGGAATTCGAAGCCTTCGTCAATCACATGGGCATTCCCGTCAGCTGCACGCTGATGGGCAAGGCGACCCTGCCGGATACCAATCCGCTGATGATGGGCATGACCGGTTTCTGGGGAACCAAGTTCATCAACGACAAATGTCGCGGTGCCGACTACATCCTGGCGATGGGGACGAGCTTCAAGGAATGCGACTCCAGTTCCTGGTACCCCGATTTTACCTTTGCCGGCCCGCCGACCAAGCTGATCCACATCGACATCGACCCGGCCGAAATCGGTCGCAATTATCCGGTCGAGATCGGCGTCGTTGCCGACCTGAAGAAGGCGCTGACGGTGCTGAACAAGGTCGCCCGGCGCCTGTATCCGACGCCGCGCAGGAACCCGGCAGCGGAGCAGGAGATCGCGCAGGCCAAGCAGGCGTTCCGCGAGGCCAATCGGGCGGTCGAGGAAACCAACCAGTTCCCGATGAGCCCGCAGCGTATCCTCGCCGATTTGCGTGCGGCCGCGCCCGCCGACGCGCTGATCGTGACTGACGTGGGCTGGAACAAGAACGGTATCGGGCAGCAGTTCTCGTTCTATACCGCCGACACCTTCATCACCCCGGGCGGATTGGCAACGATGGGCTTTGGTGTGCCGGGCGCGATGGGCGTCAAGATCGGCGCGCCGGACAAGACCGTCATTGCCGTCGTCGGTGACGGCGGCTTCGGCCAGAATCCGGCGGTGCTGGCCTCGATCGCTGCGGAGAACGTTCCGGTTGTCGTCGTCATCATGAACAACAACGCCTTCGGTACGATCGCCGGCCTCATCAAGGCGCACTACGACACCACCTTCGGGACCCTGTTCACCCGCAATGGCGAGGAATACGCGCCCGATTACGCCGGCATCGCGCGGAATTACGGGATCGATGGCATCAGCATCGAGCGCGCCGAAGACTTCAAGCCCGAACTGGAGAAGGCGATCAAGGCGAACAAGCCGGTCGTGCTCGACGTACGCATGGTGAATATCCCGACGCCGACCGAAGGCCACTGGGACATCATGACGGTCTTCTCGCCGGGCAAGACGGTGCACCACGTCAGCACCGACTGA
- a CDS encoding DUF2917 domain-containing protein, with translation MSENTFSIDRHQAVLLPPQRPLTVISGESPVWITQTGDPRDYIVRHGESVAFSGTGALIAQALSQDAQFLVRTPNTPLS, from the coding sequence ATGAGCGAGAATACATTTTCCATCGACCGTCACCAGGCCGTTCTGCTGCCACCGCAACGCCCCTTGACCGTGATTTCCGGGGAAAGCCCGGTCTGGATCACCCAGACCGGCGATCCACGCGATTACATCGTGAGACACGGCGAATCCGTCGCGTTTTCCGGCACCGGAGCGCTGATTGCCCAAGCCTTGTCGCAAGACGCGCAATTCCTCGTCAGAACGCCGAACACCCCCCTCAGCTAG
- a CDS encoding LysR family transcriptional regulator, with protein sequence MKKPIRSSELLDSQALQLFESLYATRSVTRAAERLGMAQPTVSNQLNRLRRHLKDPLFVRTATGMEPTPAADELISTAREALECLRHFSSWEPTFDPNREPRHFRICMSDASHVTLLPQILARVRIVAPKVQLGVVRIDAQVPRLLESGEADIAIGLIPELGQGFYQQSLFEQDWVCLARHDHPRIKTRLTMKNYLREAHVGIVSGTGHRLLNAAISKLQIDREVALDLPGFLGLPAVISSTDLLVTLPRHIGETLAHANGLQVFDCPFPIEKFTVKQHWHARYHRDAANRWLRGICSELFLRKPA encoded by the coding sequence ATGAAGAAGCCCATCCGCTCATCGGAACTCCTGGATAGCCAGGCGCTTCAGCTCTTCGAGTCCTTGTACGCAACCCGCAGCGTTACGCGTGCGGCCGAACGTCTCGGCATGGCTCAGCCGACCGTCAGCAACCAGCTCAATCGATTGCGGCGGCACCTCAAGGACCCGCTGTTCGTTCGCACGGCCACCGGGATGGAGCCGACACCGGCTGCCGATGAACTGATCTCCACGGCAAGGGAAGCGCTCGAATGCTTGAGGCATTTTTCGAGCTGGGAGCCGACCTTCGATCCGAACCGCGAGCCGCGCCATTTCCGGATCTGCATGAGCGATGCCAGCCACGTCACGCTGTTGCCGCAGATACTGGCGCGCGTCAGGATCGTCGCGCCGAAGGTGCAGCTCGGGGTCGTCCGGATCGACGCGCAGGTCCCGCGCCTGCTGGAATCCGGCGAAGCCGACATCGCCATCGGCCTCATCCCGGAACTCGGTCAGGGTTTCTATCAGCAGAGCCTGTTCGAACAGGATTGGGTGTGCCTCGCCCGCCATGACCACCCGAGGATCAAGACCCGATTGACGATGAAGAACTACCTCAGGGAAGCGCATGTCGGCATCGTTTCCGGAACCGGGCATCGCCTGTTGAACGCGGCCATCAGCAAGCTGCAGATCGACCGCGAGGTCGCACTCGATTTGCCCGGGTTCCTCGGGCTTCCCGCCGTCATTTCCAGTACAGACCTGCTGGTAACCCTGCCGCGCCATATCGGGGAAACGCTCGCTCATGCCAACGGTCTCCAGGTTTTCGACTGCCCGTTCCCGATCGAAAAATTCACCGTGAAGCAGCACTGGCACGCCAGGTACCATCGCGATGCGGCCAATCGCTGGCTACGCGGGATCTGCAGCGAACTCTTCCTGAGAAAACCGGCGTAA
- a CDS encoding transketolase: MVDFKKLDVPELKEMARIIRQDIVKMVHAAGSGHPGGSLSAADIMTALYFNVLNLDPENPKWKGRDRFVLSKGHCCPVLYAVLARRGFIDVEDLGTLRKFGSKLQGHPDMHKCPGVEMSAGSLGNGIGCAVGMAIAAKVRGDSHKIFVLLGDGECQEGSVWEAAMCGAHHALGNLVAIVDVNRLQILDTTDKVMKIEPLADKWRSFGWKVLEIDGHDMAEVLDTLNYAKSIDGPVAILAATVKGKGVSFMEDVIKWHGAAPSDKELGLALNEIEGAAR; this comes from the coding sequence ATGGTCGACTTCAAGAAACTCGATGTGCCAGAACTGAAGGAGATGGCACGCATCATCCGCCAGGACATCGTCAAGATGGTCCATGCGGCGGGATCAGGTCATCCGGGCGGCAGCCTGTCGGCAGCCGATATCATGACCGCGTTGTATTTCAACGTCTTGAACCTCGATCCCGAAAATCCCAAATGGAAAGGGCGGGACCGTTTCGTCCTGTCGAAAGGCCATTGCTGTCCGGTTCTCTATGCGGTCCTGGCCCGGCGCGGATTCATTGACGTCGAGGATCTCGGCACCTTGCGAAAATTCGGCAGCAAGCTACAGGGGCATCCGGACATGCACAAGTGCCCGGGCGTGGAGATGAGCGCCGGCTCCCTGGGCAATGGCATCGGATGCGCGGTGGGCATGGCGATCGCCGCCAAGGTTCGCGGTGACAGCCACAAAATCTTCGTCCTGCTTGGCGACGGGGAATGCCAGGAGGGTTCGGTGTGGGAAGCGGCCATGTGCGGCGCGCACCATGCGCTCGGAAATCTTGTCGCCATCGTCGACGTCAATCGCCTGCAAATCCTCGATACCACCGACAAGGTCATGAAGATCGAACCGCTCGCCGACAAGTGGCGTTCGTTCGGCTGGAAGGTCCTGGAGATCGACGGCCACGACATGGCGGAAGTGCTCGACACCCTGAACTATGCCAAATCGATTGACGGTCCGGTCGCCATTCTGGCCGCTACCGTCAAGGGCAAGGGCGTTTCGTTCATGGAAGACGTCATCAAATGGCATGGCGCGGCACCGAGCGACAAGGAACTGGGGTTGGCACTGAATGAAATCGAAGGAGCGGCAAGATAA
- a CDS encoding diguanylate cyclase, producing the protein MSTNRHQLIRALFGQYIEMYASRDDRLTEFFSENFSGYTGGGNFLVKDRQEWVRITRQDFAQVKDRIRIEMLDISTQDLSDDVVVVTGFFRIHLPIPDHILSRETARLVLIFRLEGAQWMIVHSGISIPYHLVQDGEVYPLHGLQERNDALQSLVEERTRELAEANRKLELLSNTDGLTGIANRRSFDLVLRQEWNRAQRSATPLAMILLDVDHFKRFNDHYGHLAGDDCLRSLARVLVSSVRRSGELVARYGGEEFVVLMPDTDQDAALEVARRIQEAVWSLALPHDETAPGIVTFSLGVACLVPSDRYVADNLLRQADVALYRAKERGRNRIELAAD; encoded by the coding sequence ATGTCGACCAATCGTCATCAGCTGATCCGTGCATTGTTCGGCCAATACATCGAGATGTATGCGTCGCGGGACGATCGACTCACCGAATTCTTCAGCGAGAACTTCAGCGGCTACACCGGTGGCGGCAATTTCCTGGTCAAGGACCGGCAAGAGTGGGTGCGGATCACGCGTCAGGATTTCGCCCAGGTGAAAGACCGTATCCGCATTGAAATGCTGGACATCTCGACCCAGGACCTCAGCGATGACGTTGTCGTGGTGACGGGGTTCTTCCGGATTCATCTGCCCATACCGGACCATATCCTGTCCCGGGAGACGGCGCGACTGGTACTGATTTTCCGGCTTGAGGGCGCGCAATGGATGATCGTGCATAGCGGCATCTCCATTCCCTACCACCTTGTCCAGGACGGAGAAGTCTATCCCCTGCATGGATTGCAGGAACGCAACGATGCCCTTCAGTCGCTGGTCGAAGAACGAACACGCGAACTGGCAGAAGCCAACCGCAAGCTGGAACTGCTGAGCAACACCGACGGACTGACCGGAATCGCCAACCGCCGCAGCTTCGACCTCGTCCTCAGGCAGGAATGGAATCGCGCGCAGCGTTCCGCCACACCGCTCGCCATGATCCTGCTCGATGTCGATCATTTCAAGCGCTTCAACGACCACTACGGTCATCTGGCGGGCGATGATTGCCTGCGCTCCCTTGCCCGGGTATTGGTCAGCTCGGTTCGGCGTTCGGGGGAACTTGTCGCACGCTATGGCGGCGAGGAATTCGTCGTGCTGATGCCCGATACCGACCAGGATGCCGCACTCGAAGTCGCCCGGCGCATTCAGGAGGCGGTCTGGTCGCTGGCGCTGCCGCATGACGAAACGGCGCCCGGCATCGTCACTTTCAGCCTCGGCGTTGCGTGTCTCGTGCCGAGCGACCGCTACGTCGCGGACAACTTGCTGCGACAGGCGGATGTGGCGCTCTACCGGGCCAAGGAGCGGGGTCGCAACCGGATCGAACTGGCAGCGGACTGA
- a CDS encoding aspartate/glutamate racemase family protein yields the protein MKYEKRITVLQTSFAKREDTIAYLEERLPGITVDFITDSSLLPEIRKAGKPTQPVIRRMTLYAMAAEAMGADLILNSCSTVGEVADIYAKVVSVPVIKIDDPMARRAADLGDNIALIATLPTTLGPSRRAIQRYGQERGRDIRFTEYLDQPAWEALAAGDSKRHNAILIESIRRLDAAGFDAIVMAQVSMRALLPDLKDVKTPVLCSFYSGLDLVIDTVKDMCKA from the coding sequence ATGAAATACGAGAAGCGCATCACTGTCCTGCAGACCAGTTTCGCCAAAAGGGAAGACACGATCGCGTATCTTGAGGAGCGTTTGCCGGGAATCACGGTGGACTTCATTACCGACAGTTCCCTCCTGCCTGAAATCCGGAAGGCCGGCAAGCCGACACAGCCGGTCATCCGGCGCATGACATTGTACGCGATGGCGGCCGAGGCGATGGGCGCCGATCTGATTCTGAACTCCTGCTCGACGGTGGGCGAAGTCGCCGACATCTACGCAAAAGTCGTCTCCGTGCCGGTGATCAAGATCGATGACCCGATGGCCCGGCGGGCTGCGGATCTTGGCGACAACATCGCCCTCATCGCGACCCTGCCGACGACGCTCGGCCCCAGCCGTCGCGCCATCCAGCGCTATGGTCAGGAGCGCGGGCGCGACATCCGGTTCACCGAATATCTCGATCAGCCCGCCTGGGAGGCGCTCGCCGCCGGAGACAGCAAACGTCATAACGCCATCCTGATCGAGAGCATTCGCCGCCTCGATGCTGCCGGCTTCGATGCGATCGTGATGGCTCAGGTCAGCATGCGGGCGCTCCTGCCCGACCTCAAGGACGTCAAAACACCAGTGCTGTGCAGCTTCTACAGCGGTCTGGACCTGGTGATCGACACCGTCAAGGACATGTGCAAGGCGTAA
- a CDS encoding Lrp/AsnC family transcriptional regulator encodes MEIDKIDRKILAELQADGRLSVTELADRVGLSLSPCHRRVRTLEQEGVIKGYRAQLDSAALGLKFSAIVFVTLREGDRTAVEAFERAVVDIPQIVDAKRLFGEPDYLLQVTTSDLNAFQKLYDDQLSSLPNVRRLISTLVMKTVFQDRMLCM; translated from the coding sequence ATGGAAATTGACAAGATAGATAGAAAAATTCTTGCCGAGCTTCAAGCGGATGGCCGACTTTCTGTCACGGAACTGGCGGATCGGGTCGGGCTCAGCCTTTCCCCGTGCCACCGCCGCGTGCGGACGCTCGAACAGGAAGGGGTGATCAAGGGCTATCGCGCGCAGCTGGATTCCGCAGCGCTCGGGCTGAAGTTTTCAGCCATTGTGTTCGTGACGCTGCGGGAGGGAGACCGGACGGCGGTGGAGGCATTTGAGCGCGCTGTCGTCGACATCCCGCAAATCGTCGACGCGAAGCGGCTTTTCGGCGAGCCGGATTATCTGCTTCAGGTGACCACCAGCGATTTGAACGCGTTCCAGAAGCTCTACGACGACCAGCTCTCGTCGCTTCCCAACGTCCGCCGCCTCATTTCCACGCTGGTCATGAAAACGGTCTTCCAGGACCGGATGCTTTGCATGTGA
- a CDS encoding Hsp70 family protein — protein sequence MPHVSSVRACGLDFGTSNSTVGCVRPGRETLLPLEEDKVTLPSVVFFNADDGRTYFGRAALQEYLSGYDGRLMRSMKSLLGSRLLDGRTEVHGRSLLFRDLLSQFIGELKRRADAQGGRAFEHVVLGRPVYFVDDDPAADRMAETTLAEIARSVGFKEVSFQYEPIAAAFHYETGIGREELVLVVDIGGGTSDFSLVRLSPQRAAQADRREDLLANGGVHIGGTDFDRLFSLASVMPLFGFRSLLKSRREIPSRIYYDLATWHSINAAYTYRVLTEQKRFALDSQAPEKTGRLLTLIEKRAGHWLANEVEQAKIALSDHEYTTLALDRIETGLQQRLTREEFDAATTGLVGKIETKLAELLRDAGVAPERIDTIFFTGGASGVPQLRRRIAAMLPQARPVEGDLFGSIGAGLAIEAARRYG from the coding sequence ATGCCCCACGTTTCCTCTGTCCGCGCCTGCGGTCTCGATTTCGGCACCTCCAATTCCACCGTCGGCTGCGTCAGGCCGGGGCGGGAAACCCTGCTGCCGCTGGAAGAGGACAAGGTGACGCTGCCCTCGGTGGTGTTCTTCAATGCCGACGATGGTCGTACCTACTTTGGCCGTGCCGCGCTGCAGGAGTATCTGTCGGGTTATGACGGTCGCCTGATGCGGTCGATGAAAAGCCTGCTCGGCAGCCGCCTCCTCGACGGAAGAACCGAGGTGCATGGCCGTTCGCTGCTGTTCCGCGACCTGCTCAGTCAGTTCATCGGTGAACTCAAGCGGCGGGCCGACGCGCAGGGCGGGCGCGCTTTCGAACACGTGGTGCTGGGGCGTCCGGTGTATTTCGTCGACGACGATCCGGCGGCCGACCGGATGGCGGAAACGACGCTGGCCGAGATCGCCCGGAGCGTCGGTTTCAAGGAGGTGAGTTTCCAGTACGAGCCGATCGCCGCGGCCTTTCATTATGAAACCGGGATTGGTCGCGAGGAGCTGGTGCTCGTCGTCGATATCGGCGGCGGCACCTCGGACTTTTCGCTCGTCCGCCTCTCGCCGCAACGCGCGGCGCAGGCCGATCGCCGCGAGGATCTGCTGGCCAACGGCGGCGTGCATATCGGAGGAACCGACTTCGATCGCCTCTTCAGCCTTGCCAGCGTCATGCCGCTGTTCGGTTTCCGCAGTTTGCTGAAAAGCCGGCGCGAAATCCCGTCCCGCATCTATTACGACCTCGCCACCTGGCACAGCATCAACGCGGCCTACACCTACCGGGTATTGACCGAGCAGAAGCGCTTTGCGCTGGATTCGCAGGCGCCGGAGAAAACCGGACGCCTGCTCACGCTGATCGAGAAGCGTGCCGGCCACTGGCTGGCCAACGAGGTGGAACAGGCAAAGATCGCTTTGTCGGATCACGAGTATACGACGCTGGCATTGGATCGCATCGAGACCGGCCTGCAGCAGCGGCTGACCCGCGAGGAATTCGACGCGGCAACGACCGGTCTGGTTGGCAAGATCGAAACGAAGCTTGCCGAACTCCTGCGCGATGCCGGCGTTGCGCCGGAACGCATCGATACGATCTTCTTCACCGGCGGCGCCAGCGGCGTGCCGCAACTGCGCCGCCGGATCGCCGCCATGCTGCCGCAGGCGCGCCCGGTCGAGGGCGACCTGTTCGGAAGCATCGGCGCCGGACTCGCGATCGAGGCTGCCCGGCGCTACGGGTAA